Genomic window (Helianthus annuus cultivar XRQ/B chromosome 3, HanXRQr2.0-SUNRISE, whole genome shotgun sequence):
AGGAAACTTTCCAGCGGCTCAGAGAGTACAACATAAAGTTAAATCCAAAGAAGTGTTCTTTTGGGGTGGAAGAGGGGAAGTTTCTGGGGGTAGTAGTTACCCGCGACGGCTTTAAAGCTAACCCAGAAAAAATAACCGCCATATCGCGAATGCCTTCTCCCCGAACGCTGAAAGAAGCTCAAGCCCTAAATGGACGACTGGTAGCAATCAACAGGTTCCTAGCAAGACACGCTGAAAAATCATTGCCATTCATAAAAACGCTAAAAGATTGTCTCGACAAAAAGAATTTCAAATGGACCGGCGAAGCAGAACAAGCTCTGCAGGAAATGAAGCGTTTCATAGAAAGGCTCCCCACGCTGACCGCGCCAAGACACGGTGAAGTGCTAAAAATGTATCTTGCGGCGGCCCACACAGCAGTAAGTGCTGTGCTCATGGTTGAACGGGAAGGAAAACAAATGCCAATATACTACATAAGTCGGGTATTAGCAGGACCTGAAACGCGCTACCCTACGCTGGAAAAGCTGGTCTTAGCATTGGTACACGCAACGAGGCGATTAAGAAGGTACTTCCAGGCACATCGTGTACAGATCTTAACTAACTATCCGCTACAGCAGGTCCTGCACAAACCGGAGGTCTCGGGTAGACTGGCCAAGTGGGCTATCGAGCTAGGGGCCCTAGATATTGAATACCAGAAACGAACGGCGGTTAAGGGGCAAGTAATTGCTGACTTCTTAGCCGAAATACCGGAAGGAGAGGCAGTTACGGACCCGGTCACCCAAGACATACCTGAGACCAGCACAGCGAGAGAAACTTGGAAACTGTACACAGACGGATCATCTAGCGGAAAGGGATCCGGGGCGGGTCTAATGCTGATAAGTCCAGACCAAATCAGGCTAATGTACGCCTTACGTTTTAACTTCGAGTGCTCTAACAACGAGGCGGAATACGAGGCGCTACTGGCAGGGTTACGGATGGCAAAATCCATGGGGGCAGTCAGGGTAGACGCATACGTCGACTcgctgctggtcaacaatcaagtcAATGAAACATATGAAGCAAAAGATGAGGCAATGGCAAAATATCTGGCAAAAACCAAAGAGCTCATGAACTCTTTCGACAAAGTCACGCTCAACCACGTGCACAGAGGGAAGAATCAGATAGCGGATGCTTTAAGCAAACTGGCCACTTCCGGCATGGAAAGGGAAGTCAAAGTTGAGACATTACAGACACCCTCAATCGAACCGCGTAGCGTCTCCGCTGTTACAATAGAAGAGCCCTGTTGGTATACCCCGATCCTACTCTTTCTTAAAACAGGCGAACTGCCTCCTGCCAAGGGCGAAGCACGAAAGATACAAACGAAAGCACTGCAATACGAAGTCAACGATGGTGTCTTGTATCGAAAATCTTATTTGGGTCCGCTGCTACGATGCGTCTCCCCGGCAGAAGCAAAATACCTCGTCAGCGAGATACATGAGGGTATATGCGGTATACACGCGGGTCCTCGAGCAGTGGTCGCCAAAATTCATAGCGcggggtattactggcccgggatgcatgAAGACGCTGTCAGAGAATTGCGAAGATGCCTCAGCTGTCAGAAATTCGCCCCTCAAACAATTCGGCCCAAAAATAGTCTGGTACCGGTGACATCAGCATGGCCTTTTCAGAAATGGGCTGTAGACattgtgggacctttcccgcctGCTCCCGGGAAATTAAAATACTTAATCGTGGCGGTCgactacttcaccaaatgggtggaagcaaaaCCTTTGGCAAAGATAACggcagaaaacgccaaaaagtttctCTGGGAACACATCGTATGCAGGTTTGGCCTACCGCTCTACCTGGTAAGTGACAATGGGACGCAGTTCACGGATAGAATTTTCAGGAATGGTGCGCCGATCTCCACATTCAGCAGATCTTCACATCGGTAGCACACCCACAGGGTAACGGGCAGGTGGAGCGGACGAACAGGAGCTTGCTAGAAGGTATCAAAAAGCGGCTGGGACACGAGGGAAGCTCGTGGGTGGAAGAGTTGCCACATGTCCTTTGGGCGCATCGAACAATGCCCAAGACCAGCAACAATGAAACACCATTTAGCCTTACCTATGGAATGGAGGCTATGATACCTGCTGAGGTAGGGTTGCCGTCGTTACGCCGTCTCAAGGTAAAAGACAACAATGACCAATCGCTGAGAGAGGGCCTAGATTTGTTGGAAGAGAGGCGTGAGGCGGCCGCCATTAGCGAGGCACGATACAAAAAAGCTCTGGAAAAGTATTACAACAAACGGGTGTCCAAACTAAGTTTCAAGGTAGGTGATTACGTCATGCGCGACAACGAAGCAAGTCGAATGGAACCAGCGGGGAAACTGGGCCCCAACTGGGAGGGCCCCTACGTCATCCAAGAAGAcctgggcaaaggggcctatCGCCTGACCCGACTTGATGGCACGCCAGTCCCGCGCAGTTGGAACATCGCCCAGCTAAAGAAATGCTACTTGTAATGCCTTGCTCCTAACAGCAAGAGTTAATTACCCTTTCCAGTTCGCATTTGTAACCCGTCATGGGATTTCTACTCTTTGTTCTTTTTTGTTTAATGCAAGTTTAATAAAGATGCAGGTTCATCTATTACAAAAGTTACCATCGCACAATGAATGCATTAACCggtaaaaacaaaaacaacaccCTTAAACACGAAATATTTTTCATTATAAGTCATAAGGGTAACCACAACAAGCGCTTACggcgggtatcttggtaatagatacatAAACCGCCTCAAAAATAGATAGGCATCATCACATATACATAGCCTAtctcaaaaaaattaaaaaccaagtacttgtccctgtttttaataaaaaccaaacaTAAGGGAACCAAAATACAGAACATGTTCACAAAACACCTACTGGTGAAAGATGGGTGCCGTCACCACTGCAGGGGTAGGCACCCCCACATCATCATTGTCTTCCACCACCATCACAGGGTTGACGGCCAAGTGATCAGTTGAGCCACCAACCATTCGGAACACCAAGCCAGAGTCATCCATCGGCTGCCCCCTCGTCCGACCACCGGACTGACGTTGGTAGGTCAGGCGATATCGCCGTTCAGCGTCCACCGGGATCAAGCCAGTCAACACATCAGCCGATAGCTGCATTCTAGGATCCTCTGGTTGAGGATCCGGGATAATAAGACTTTGACATGCTCGGTTGGCACGAACTGGAGCAGCATTTGGGATTGGTCGTCTGCTCCTAAGCATTGATCTTGTTACCGGATGCTGTAACATCAACAGGCCATCAGCAGCATCAAGCACCCGAAAGATCTCGGAAAGCCTTTGCCTGTATCGTTTTCTTTCCATTGcacaaacataaacaaaaatgGAAACGAAGGGTGAATTTATAGCAATAGTTAAAAAGTTTTGACAGTGGTGACATCAGATATATTAATTAAAAGCAATCATCACAAGTCACAGAGTCATATTTTACAAGACGGCGGTGTCAGAAATCATGACATTTGCATTAATTTAGCTGTCAAATCAAAACAGATAATGGGCACTAAACCCAATTAAAACAGTATCAACAAGAGTACACAACAAGCAAAAAGATGAATAACGGAATAGTCAGTCTTCTTCGGATTCGTCCGCGGGGTCCAGCATCAGACGTAGCGATTCTATTCCATCTTCATTAACTTTATCCATCAGATCGCCATAGCAAGGTAGAGGCTCGGTGTACGCAGCTTCAAGAGCCTTCGCCATATCAGTCTGTAACTTATTCTTGAGAGTTTGGAAATCCGGCGGCACTCTTTCCGCTTGCTGGCAGTCCATGTAGCCTTTAAGTACGCCGTCATGATGACCAGATTGGTAGGCAGCGGCGGAAAAACGGTCAATCAGGCTAGTAAAGTGGGACGACTCACGCAGATATTCGAACGCCCCCACTAGCCCATTAGTTATCAACCAATTCCTGTCTCCCCGCATAGCCGCTAGCTGGTTGGTCAAATCATCGATCTCTGCATGGGATTGTGCCAGTGCGTCCTCCACCTCCTTTAACTTCGAAGATGACGATGCAGCAAGCTTATTGTTTTGGGTGACAAGGGAATCACAATGATCTTGCATCTCCTTGAATTTTGCTTCACGCTCCTCCAGCTCTCCCTGCATCAGTCAGATCTTGGTATGACAGGTCTCTACTTCGGTTGTCAAATCCTGGTACCGCTCCTGAACCTGGGACACAAAATCAGTGTCAACACGAAATTTTTCCAATTGGGCTGATAACTCGTGTCTCACCTTCTGAGCCTCCGCCACAGCCTTACGTTCTAACTCCTCTTGTACATTTTTCGCTTGAGCCAAAACCCGATCTTTTTCCGCCATATCGCGGGCCCATAAGATCCTTTCCTCAGCAAGATGTTCAGTTACCCTCCGCAAATCTTCCTCGGCCTTATTCTTCTCCGACAGAAATCGGGCCTCCTTCAATCCCGCGGTTTGCAGTTGACTTTCGAGGCGATGCTTGTCATCCCTCAGTTCTTGGATAATGGCCCGGGCCTCATGAAGTTGGGTGTTATCACGCACCCACCGGCGCCGAACCTCTACCAACCTGCGGGGTAGGGTCACGGAATCTGATATGGACGAATTCATCAAATCTTCATTATTTAACCCCTCAACATACGCTGCTTCAGCAGGTGGATACGCTCTCTCGATCCAATGTTGAACCACAGGAGGAAAGATCAGTCGGGAAGATTCAGCAATTTTCCATTGAGGCTGATAACGCTTATCCTGAGCGTGAGGGTCCCAGCAGACGGTGGGTATAAACAGGTCATCAATCAAACGGGCACCATCATCAGCAATACCGCTGCTCGACGCACGGTTGTCACCTCCACCCATGCTAGTCGCCTCATGCGCGGTCGACGTAGCAGCAGCATTAGTATCAACACTGGCGAAAATGTCTTTGGGCGAGTCAAGTAACATTGTGTCAAGACCGCCTGGTTGAAGCGATGATAGCGGCTCCACAGATACGGCTACCGATATCGCAGGACTAGGGGATGGCATAACACAGCTCACGGCGGGAGCAACGGAAACTCCAGATTGTGGGCCCACAGACATGCTGACGTCACTTCCAGGACATGACCCCGCTACGGTCGGCGCAACGGTAGATGTCACAACTCCGGATGATACTCCCATGATGGTACCTGAACATAAGCCCAGAAGGACGTTCTCAATATGAACACCAATACGCCATAAGGATCATTAGCAAGACATACCTGGTGAAAAAGCACACGCGGCTTGTACCGCTTGAAACGCGCTCAGAGTAGGCGCTACGAATGTTTTCCTTTTCTTCGAGACACGACCAGGACTGGTCAGATCGGAAACCAAGGGGACATCGCGCCCCATAGTGGGCGTCTCCTCCATTGTGGGCATACTCCCGTGAGTTACTGGGTGTTTTTTCCCAGACAATTTTATTCGGGCAGGTCTTTTCTCCGACGAAGCCGCGACAGCAATCGTCATACCTGATAGGGGAGCAATGTACGCCAGTGGGTCCGCTGGCACAGCGGGTAGAAGAAATTGCTCCAAGTGCACCTTTAACACATCAGGCTCCCCTTCATCCAGCATCCGGTCGGCGGATTTCAACCCGAGATGACGGGGTGGATCGATAAAGTCAAACATCCCCCAATCCCCTGCGTGAAATAAGTAATTAACAATGATAATAAATATGGAAAAAACACACCATAAAAGTTAACCCGGTGCGATGATGTCAGCATACCTCCATCTTCCCGTTGAAATGAGGGATAACGCTTTATATCTGGCCATAGCAGACTCATGCCAGCCATCACCAGTGCACCTTCTGGAATGATGGTGCACTCAAAAGGGCGGCCACACAACTTCACATATAACGCGTTCGACGCGTACAAATCCGCAGGAGGAACATCATCTTTCACCTTATCCTTCGGTCCTTTTTCTTGCCAATGCATTTCCCCAGGAATAGCACCGGCGTCCAGATAGAAGAACTTTTTCTTCCAATCTTTGTCCCTAGAACTAGTAGGGATTTCCCTCAGGCACGATGCATCTGTATCCCTCCGATCAAAAGTAAAGAAAGGAGATTTCCACACCAGCACGAAGAAAGCCCTAAAAACAATTAGTTCTGGGATATGGCCCAGAGCTACACAGGCATATTCGAATTGTCGAAGTTTTACAAGGCCAAGGGGATGTACTTGCGAAATGTGGATACGGTAGTAATCAAGCACCAATTTCAAGAATTTGGTGAGGGGTAGTCGGAAGTTGCAAAACTTGAAAAAATCACTGAATAAAGTGATTTTACCTTCTTTCAGGGGAAAGGCGGTGTCGGTTTTCGATGGCAACACAGGATTCCATTCAGCCCTAATACCGTAATCATGAACTAGATTGTTGAAGGATGTCACACCCCATTTGCACAATAGGGCGTCCGTGTAAGTGGCAACGGCGGAAGATGATTCGGTCGTTTTCGAAGCCATGGATTCGAGAGGATGACGAAGGTGTAATTTGGGGGAGATGTCTTGAACCCTCATATAAGGTATCGTCCTTTATAAGCTACGGaaacttttcaaattcaaaaatgTGTACGAATCGACACACGTGTCAATCCAGGGAAATGACAGCTGTCACTAACATGGTGACCCAACTGTCACATCCTGTATTTTCGCCGTATTTTGCAAAGGTCGTTGTAAAAATCATCATGagtttacctttttctttttctcttagTCCGACCTAATGGATTCTCTCCATGAGCtcggactggggggacatgacgaggtgtgacccgcatcggtcacccgacccggttacaaccttttatattaatataaatacaAAGATTTATTCTAGAACCTTCCGTATCTACATGGAAGGTGCACAACTAAATCTCCCACTTTTTGGGAAGATCGCATAAATCTCTAACCGATCGGAACGTATCCTGAAAcaaaggaaaccctaatggaaaacctATAAATAGAGACAAATGTGTAAGGTATGATCATCTAATTCCCCTACGCTTTCCTCTCCTATATCATACTTCTCCCTAAgaacaaatacttattctcacgccggagggtggttacaggaataaccccattcctgtaacgagtcctaacggtgtttctgttttgcagccacTCGTTCAAGTCACTAATCATTGAAGCCATTGGTGTTGttaaggtcagtgtttcttcatttaCTATGTTTTTTAGACTTACATTTACATATATGGAATTGATACCATAGGCGGACCTAGCATTTGGccagggtgggcggccgcaccccttgaagaaaaaaattagtgtatattttaggcaaaaaaacccgatcgcaccccttgaaaatatggttgaacacatcatccgcacccccagcaaataatttctgggtccgccactgattgATACATTCAGAGTTTTTATGTACCTACACGCATGTAGGTTTATTGTTTAACAATGTTTTTTACGTCTATACAAAAAGTAGATGGTTACTCACGCAAAAGTCataaaaaatatatgtttatacatatataaaacaaaaaagtaagaAATTTGCATTAGTTCAAAGACATACCTTAAACACATATGCGTAGGGGCGATTTACCATATAGTGAAGGGTAGCACACGCTACCACTCAACTTTGTTGGCAAAGTGTAAAAATAGTGtaaattttttgttttattatccGTTTTATGTGTTACGCTACCCCAGAGTCTATTTTTTTTAATGCTACTCCAGAAGTCTTTTCTAAATCCGCCACTCTATATGCATAAATGTATGCAACAAAAAAGAAACAAATGTTTTAGTACTCTAAATGTTTACACATCTAATGACAAAACTAGTTACAATTTAActgatttttttttcaagtttacATGTATGCATTTTCTCGCCTCTGTCTTTTCGGTTACTATTCACATTATCCGAAACAACTTCCAACGGTCTCGATCCACAACCAAACCATTATTTTTTATTAGTAATACTATCATGTAAACAAGTTTTTCATTTATAGAAATTATATGAAATTCATACACTTGGAAGAGCCAAGTTGGTGATGCCCCCTCTTTCTTTATTAGCCCCAAATTTGATCCAACTCAACATCCTTCCCTGTCTGTCTCTCTCATCTGCAACACTAGCAAAGGTATATGCTTGCCCCACTCCAAAAATAATTGAACTCACACTTCATAAAATAAACTTACAGAATGTGTCTTCCAACCATTTAATTTGGTCCACTTTTGTCTCAAATCTTCATGTGGGTGTTTCATATTTCACCACTTTATGCATTTTTATACTCTGTTTCTTGCCTTTCTTGAATCCTCTGTTTCTTAATTTGTTTTTGCACAGGTAAAAGATGGGGGTAGAAGGGAAAAGGTTGCACTCCATGCTCCAAAAGTAGTCAATTTTGACTTTTGAAAGCTTAAATCCAGAACTGAAAGAAAAAATagtttgacttttgttgactATATTTACAATGCCAGTTCCTCTAGCTCCATATCCAACTCCTCCTGCACCATTTGCACCCCCTGCAACTGGTATTTTAGCcttgttttaatttttatttctattttttttttctgttttaagAAGAAAGCAAGTTCAGTTTTATTGTAATTGGACAGATTGAAAAACTAATAGTCAAACTTACTACTttttaaatgctgaatttgtATTAATATCTTTTCTTTTATAGCTAATAAAGATTAACCCACGAAAGCTTTTTTATAGCACATATATCTATGGATTCTTTTTCTGTAATCTGATATAAATCTTGCAGCTAATTGAAAACTAATCAAGAATCAAGTTgacttttgaaaaagtcagtgGTAGTAAACAGAGTACTCTGTTTTTCCTTGAACAGGTTCAGAAAGCCAATTAGTATGTTCAGGATGTCGAAATCTTCTTCTTTATCCCGTAGGAGCCACCTCGGTTTGCTGTGCGGTTTGTAGTTCGGTCACTGCTGTTCCTCCTCCTGGTAAGTGCAAGATCTTTGAATTTCCCATGTTTTCGGATTAACGAATTTTTGTATTTCTACAACAGAATTATGTTGTCTACACTTAACAAAAAGTATGACATATGCTACGATCAAATCAATATAGACCAGGTGGCGGATACAGTAATTTATTATTGGTGTCACTTTTTTAAAGATGTTATGTAGATAGGTGACACTTAATATGGACCAGGTGGCGGATCCAGTAATTTATTATTGGTGTCACTTTTTTAAAGATGTTATATAGATAGGTGACACCTAAGTGTCAGATACCTATATAACACATAAAAAGTAGCATCAGGTACTGTATAACACATAAAGGTGTCACATAACACCAACATGGACCGGCCACCATGTAACACGTAGTCCTTATGTTATTTAAACTCAGAAAACCATATATGTTCAATAGGTACCGAAATGGCACAATTGGTATGTGGAGGTTGTCACACTTTACTCATGTATATTCGAGGAGCAGCAAGCGTACAATGTTCATGTTGTCATACCATCAATTTGGCCTTAGAAGGTACCAATTCATATATGAATCTCTATTCTCTACTAAAAACTCTTATGGTCATATGTTAAATATGTCTAAGATGCCAAAATTGTTGCAGGAAATCAAGTAGCACATGTAAATTGTGGAAACTGTAGAATGTTATTGATGTACCCGTATGGTGCTCGTTCTGTGAAATGCGCGGTTTGCCAGTTCATTACATCTATCGGGGTTAGTAAGAAACCTAAAGGTTTTTCTTTCTTAATTACGTTTTTATTTAAGTTGGTCACTTTGATGGGTCGCATTGagttattgttattgttaatgTTATTGTTATTGCAAATCGTTCTTGGATGATCACAGGCTTCGACAAGCAATATAGAGCAGAAGCTCGTGACATGAAAGTTTGTAACGACGTCTCTCTTTGCCTACATCTATAGAGTTACAAGTTTTCTCTTGCAAAAGAATACTACTACTACTGTTATCATCTTTGATGCtttgtaataaataaaattaccttTTTTTTGTGTATATCTTATGTAATTTTTCTAATAAGAGAGTCGGAAAAAAAATTCAAATGATAATTAAAAAACTTGGTAAAAAAAAACAGTGAAAGTCAA
Coding sequences:
- the LOC110930292 gene encoding protein LOL1, with translation MPVPLAPYPTPPAPFAPPATGSESQLVCSGCRNLLLYPVGATSVCCAVCSSVTAVPPPGTEMAQLVCGGCHTLLMYIRGAASVQCSCCHTINLALEGNQVAHVNCGNCRMLLMYPYGARSVKCAVCQFITSIGASTSNIEQKLVT